One genomic region from Paramormyrops kingsleyae isolate MSU_618 chromosome 24, PKINGS_0.4, whole genome shotgun sequence encodes:
- the LOC140582236 gene encoding uncharacterized protein produces MEKEDTQGQTKRPHIPNSKYSEQQGQTGKASKKKVDNKKGGASKYKHQEGEKQEEGHDRLSKIKVGVKKKCSSKYNHEEEEVEEEEEEDEATNKRAREEEERIGDEEDIVPPSKKKTAAEFRKHLDEQMWERRKLDQMQRNLQELRNEVLSLKNEHTRLKDIIINQIRPMKSDLAIIAQKTGRTPVEDLDFSSTFGEMHLTPERRPSPEETEPFNESPMVTERFRETSQTAATAETSAKTQVCLTLNGSLSESYVPGAN; encoded by the exons ATGGAGAAAGAGGACACACAAGGGCAAACAAAACGTCCTCACATCCCAAACTCAAAGTACAGTGAGCAGCAGGGGCAGACTGGGAAGGCTTCAAAGAAAAAG gTTGACAATAAAAAGGGAGGGGCTTCCAAATATAAGCACCAGGAGGGTGAGAAGCAGGAGGAGGGTCATGACAGACTTTCAAAGATCAAG GTTGGcgtgaaaaagaaatgttcttctAAATACaaccatgaggaggaggaggtggaggaggaggaggaggaggatgaggcaaCGAACAAG CGGGCCAGAGAAGAGGAGGAGCGTATTGGGGATGAAGAGGACATAGTACCACCCTCTAAGAAAAAG ACAGCTGCTGAATTTAGAAAACACCTGGACGAACAGATGTGGGAGAGAAGGAAACTCGACCAAATGCAAAGAAATTTGCAGGAGTTGAGAAATGAAGTCCTTTCTCTTAAAAATGAACATACACGTCTGAAAGACATTATCATCAATC AAATCCGTCCAATGAAAAGTGACCTCGCCATTATTGCTCAAAAG ACTGGAAGGACTCCTGTGGAGGATCTAGATTTCTCCTCGACTTTTGGAGAAATGCATCTG ACTCCAGAGAGGAGACCGAGCCCCGAGGAGACCGAGCCCTTTAATGAGAGTCCCATGGTGACTGAGCGCTTTCGAGAGACATCACAG ACTGCAGCAACAGCTGAGACCTCAGCGAAAACACAGGTGTgcttaaccctcaatgggtccttgtcagaaagttacgttccag GAGCCAATTAG